From one Lycium barbarum isolate Lr01 chromosome 6, ASM1917538v2, whole genome shotgun sequence genomic stretch:
- the LOC132644785 gene encoding RNA polymerase sigma factor sigD, chloroplastic-like — translation MAMTAWSCSNHSPASLFPYPSKLSTKPLFHYAILFCPKNCSFMDPIHALAIKGANEEAVTIEGKTLVYETNIEESSSKFEIINEKNRLALRRKKRRKRRRCYSECMDIDKGDKIFNSKPVKTGFYLTHKEESQYSWYLKEEARIERLRKMVEETSEIELNPNQLAKVSGMSRRRLDKLLVNAKESQKRIIQCYRGLVVSVAASYQGKGLSLQDLIQEGSIGLLHGAKKFNPKKGYKLSTYAYWWIRQAITRAVANKSRVIRLPGSISELVPKICNANAELSRKLRRMPSYDEVAEALDLDVSTVRLVIERNRAPISIDQIVTSQGYMSLQDIISGPEDTTPEEIVKRQMMKQDLEKLLHNVLCDREAMILKLHFGLNGDTSQSFEEIGRVLKLSRERIRQINCTALSKLRESTMLDNFKM, via the exons ATGGCCATGACTGCATGGTCATGTTCAAACCATTCTCCAGCTTCACTCTTTCCTTATCCTTCAAAATTATCTACTAAACCACTGTTCCATTATGCAATTCTCTTTTGCCCCAAGAATTGCTCTTTCATGGATCCTATTCATGCTTTGGCAATTAAAGGAGCTAACGAGGAGGCTGTGACAATTGAAGGGAAAACTTTGGTTTATGAAACCAATATTGAGGAGAGTAGCAGTAAGTTTGAGATCATTAATGAGAAGAATCGGTTAGCAttgagaagaaagaagagaaggaaaagaagaaggtGTTATTCAGAATGTATGGACATAGATAAAGGGGATAAGATTTTCAATTCTAAACCTGTAAAGACAGGTTTCTACTTGACCCATAAGGAAGAGTCACAGTATTCTTGGTACCTTAAG GAAGAAGCAAGAATTGAGAGGCTGAGAAAGATGGTTGAAGAAACAAGTGAGATTGAACTAAATCCAAATCAATTGGCTAAGGTATCAGGAATGAGCAGAAGAAGACTAGATAAGCTCTTGGTTAATGCTAAAGAATCACAAAAGAGGATAATTCAATGTTATAGAGGGCTTGTTGTATCTGTTGCAGCTTCATATCAAGGCAAAGGATTAAGCTTGCAAGATCTAATACAG GAAGGAAGCATAGGTCTACTTCATGGTGCTAAAAAGTTCAATCCTAAGAAGGGGTATAAGCTTTCTACTTATGCTTATTGGTGGATTAGACAAGCTATTACTAGAGCTGTAGCAAACAAGTCTAGAGTTATTAGATTACCG GGCAGCATATCTGAGCTTGTTCCAAAGATTTGCAATGCGAACGCTGAGTTAAGCAGAAAGCTTCGGCGAATGCCTTCCTATGATGAAGTTGCAGAAGCTCTTGATCTGGATGTTTCAACTGTCAGACTGGTTATCGAGAGAAACCGAGCACCAATTTCCATTGATCAAATAGTAACTAGCCAAGGCTACATGTCATTGCAG GATATCATATCAGGTCCAGAAGACACAACACCAGAAGAAATTGTGAAAAGACAAATGATGAAGCAAGACCTGGAAAAGCTTCTCCACAATGTGTTATGTGATAGAGAAGCAATGATTCTGAAATTGCACTTTGGCCTGAATGGAGATACCTCTCAATCTTTTGAGGAGATTGGAAGAGTGCTTAAGCTTTCAAGAGAAAGGATTAGACAGATTAATTGCACAGCCTTGTCAAAATTAAGAGAAAGTACAATGTTAGACAACTTCAAAATGTAA
- the LOC132644185 gene encoding uncharacterized mitochondrial protein AtMg00860-like, whose amino-acid sequence MAENDIEKTGFRSQNGHYEFVAHLQHMVHNFEVLKEYSMFVKLSKCSFGKIEVDYLGHIITQQGVIAYLEKIKVMKEWHVPTNLKGLKGFLGLTWYYRRFGKEYGLIAKPMTDLLKKDKFE is encoded by the exons ATGGCTGAAAATGACATAGAGAAAACAGGTTTTAGATCCCAGAATGGTCACTATGAATTTGTG GCTCATTTGCAACATATGGTGCACAATTTTGAAGTGTTGAAAGAGTATAGCATGTTTGTTAAGCTGAGTAAATGTTCTTTTGGCAAAATTGAAGTTGATTATCTAGGTCACATTATCACTCAACAAGGAGTGATTGCTTATCTTGAGAAAATTAAAGTCATGAAAGAGTGGCATGTCCCTACTAATTTGAAGGGACTTAAAGGATTTTTAGGGTTGACAtggtattatagaaggtttggCAAAGAGTATGGGTTAATTGCCAAACCAATGACTGACTTACTCAAGAAAGACAAGTTTGAATGA